The genomic stretch gcgggcgaggcggaaaggctaccgtgggggttgggtgagcgggcggaggcgcaggacgtcgggggcgtctcagctttctcggcgaacgggcggaacagggttggcggagcagagccgtggcaggcggaaggcgacctgcgcgcggccggcgattggctagccctgcgctcgctccgtcctgtcgcgggcgcgggttgggcgccgtggctctcgttctgtcgctgtcgcgctggtgatagggcgccggcgagctgccggtggccggcggccacgcggcgcgcgagcgaacatgctcgggcgcgcaggcgtcgaggctcccttcgggcagcaagcccgaccagctttggagcgatccttctctgaatctttcaacacagctcccgaaactcccttaaacaaacttgttcaactctggccgttcttcaaactttgtttaaggtgtcggttttgatcgtgagaggattcgaagatattttacgccaaagttagccaaaaatctggaattccagacttaggattttcaAGGCACcagggtgagttgactggtttacctcactttgactgggattttgaacaagttcgggtccgatttggatctgggtcagtgtaacaaagttggaatacttttgaggtactacaacttctattaaggctctgactcgagtttagataggaaaacgggagatgaaagcttgcaaggaTGGAGgaaaaactcgaattccaggacttaagagattttcagggtccttttaGGAAAATCGGCTTTGGTTGCggtttttgacttcctttcactccgaaatggtcaaagtgcctttaacaaaagttgttgggatttaaaagttttacgagtcttatttgggcagaaacttaagtttgtatacagaatttcaagctttaaattcgaactccaaaaagagcttcttaggtttataatggtcatttcacttcttaacttagggatttgatttgtcactggtttagagttaaaagcacttaatctaggtagagttgttacaacaaCACCTGTGTTTCaaagtccgaacgggaatcgacttggatcgtagaccgattcgcacgatggcttaagtgcCAGCTCATGGGAACCAATCCGACtagcgggagaagtcgagttgtactcggactcgtccccccatcctctgactaggtcagaaattgaaaatttgccaaatttttcgacgagatcctccagagcttgtcGCTGGAGGTTGATggcgtgctgcttcttctctAGGGCCAGCGCGAtatggcggtggaagtttccagcactGTCTGCGATGCTAActcaggagccgaagatgaacgtcgcgcccgcttcgaacgcgacggttggcttgatgatgaattgggccatcgagttcgccggCGGATTCTCAACgaccacccctacctggcgcgccagctgttgaTGTTTAGATCCAGCAACCTATCGagagggtgcccgaggtagtgtttaatgcgtggggctcgccgagatcagaaactcgaaggtgaactcgaacacacgatttagacaagttcgggccgctagatttcgtaataccctatgtcctgtgtgttggttgtattgaatttctttggaggggtccctacctcgccttagattgctgggggtagggttacatgtcagttgattacaagaatactagtcggattcgactagtgagtcctactctaattgctacgagtagtttcctaatcctcgactagttcctatcttgccgCGTAGACCACGTTGTCcagcaccgtagtctccatgtctgacacgtctcggtgtctaGCCTTGTATCTTAGACtgttcaaaccttctggtgggcccatagatatatgtacgacaTGCACCATGGGCACAAGGCTGCATGGACCATTTCAGAGAAGCCCTAGAGGAGTGTTTCCTGACTGATCTAGGATTTGTAGGGGATCCATACACTTGGAGGAACAATAATCATAACAGTGATGGCTACATACGAGAGAGGCTGGATCGTGCAGTTCCGGATAGAGCATGGTGTGCTAGGTTTTTGAGCTTCCGTGTGATCAATGGTGAACCTAGACACTCTGACCATAGGCCTGTTATGATGATCACAGAAGAGGAGGATGCAAGTAACAGAAACCCACTTGCTCCACGTTTTCGCTTCGAAGCTAGCTGGACAAAGGTGGATAATTGTGCAGCAATTGTTGAGAATGCATGGAAACTCACTATGAATGCAAGGAATGGTAAAGTGCATGATGCTCTTAGAGAGGTTGCTACAAACCTTTCGGATTGGAGCAGGAATATATTTGGGTAATCTTGAGAAAAGAATCAAACGAGCTCGACGTGCTCTGGAGGAGTGTCGGAAGAGCTCTCTAAATGCACAAAATGTACCCAGGGAGGAAATTCTAAAATATAAATTGGAGAAATTGGAGGAGCAAATAGAACTCTATTGGAAACAACGTGCACATGCCCATTGGTTAGAAAAGGGAGATTGTAATACAAAGTATTTTCAACAATACGCATcggaaagaaagaagaggaacaaaatTAAAAGGTTAGTGAAGGAGGATGGGAGCTTCAAGGCAGAGATGACAGGGATGTTCACTTATATCACTGATCATTATAAAAATCTTTTTGAATCCCATGCAGTCGATAGAATTGATGACCTGCTACAACAAGTTAATCCAAAGTATCGCAAGAGATGAATGATATGCTGCTAAAAGAGTTCAGCAATGATGAAATTAAACAAGTTTTGGACAGTATTGGTGATCTGAAGGCACCTAGAGCTGATGCCATGCCAGCCTTGTTTTACAAACAATATTGGGATATCATTGGGGATGACATTACAAAGGAGGTGAAAAAAATTTTACGGGGGAGAAATGCCATGTGGATGGAATGACACTATTGTTGTGCTAATACCAAAAGTGGAAAACTCGAAAAAGGTTAAAGACCTGAGGCCTATCGGTCTGTGCAATGCGGTGTACAAAATTGCATCAAAGGTAATTTCAAATCGACTGAAAATGATCTTGTCCGAGGTTATCTCCCTAAACTAGAGTGCCTTTGTGCCTGGCCAGCTCATAACAGATAATGTACTTTTAGCTTATGAATTTACTCACTTCCTACAAACAAAAAGATCTGGTGTAGATGGTTATGCAGAAGTGAAATTAGACATGAATAAAGCATATGGCCGAGTGGAATGgtcttttttggaaaaaaaatgacgATGAAATTGGGTTTTGCAAGAAGATGGGTGGATATTATAATGAGATGTATTTCTACAGTTTCTTACCGCATCATCATAAATGGTTAGCTTACTAAGGAAATTTCACCAAAACGTTGTTTGAGACAAGGTGACCTCTATCTCCTTATTTATTCCTAATTTGTGCTGAGGGTTTTTCTGCCTTGTTGAATGCAGCTAAAGCTAATTGTTTCTTAACTGGTATAAGGGTTTGTTAAGAGCCACCGAGCATCAACCACCTTCTGTTTGCAGATGACTCACTGCTACTTCTGAAAACTGATGATCAAAGTGCACATCATCTGCAAAATATTCTCACCTTGTATGAGGATTGCTCAGGGCAAACTATCAACAAAGATAAATCATTGGTGATGTTTAGCAAGAATACTAAGGCAACTGACAAGCTTTAGTTAATGGCAGTCCTGGGCATTGCAACAGAGGCAAGAAATGATAAGTATTTGGATCTTCCAGTTTATATGGAAAAGCAATAGCAAAAACTTTTGCATATTTGAAAGAAAGGGTCCAGCAAAGAATTCAAGGCTGGAAGGAAAAGCTGCTTTTAAAAGCTGGCAAAGAGATCCTAATCAAGGCCATAGCGCAGGCGATCCCCACATACACAACGTCCTATTTTGACCTCACCAAAACCTTACGTGATGAAATCAGTATGATGATTTGTAGATATTGGTGGGCACAACAagataaagaaaataagatgCATTGGTTGTCCCGGGATTTTGTatcaaggaaaaaagaaaggggGTTTGGGATATAGAGATCTCCACCTTTTTAATTTGGCAATGTTAGCAAGGGAAGCATGGAGATTACTGATGAATCCCATATTCTTTATGTGCCCAGGTCCCGCGAGCAAAGTATTTTGAGAATGGCAAATCACTTGACGTGACAGAAGCTCAAGGCATCTCATACTCCTGGAGAAGCATTGTTCGCGGCATACAAGCACTAAAGGAAGGCTTAATTTGGAGGGTTAGTGATGGATCACAAATAAATATTTGGTTAGATCCTTGGTACCGACAGGTGTGATGAGAAGGCCAATCACTCCTCGAGGGCATAACATCTTGGCAAAGGTTTCAAAACTTATTGATCCATTAACAGGGGACTAGGATAAAATTCTAATCAAAGATGTGTTCTGGGAAGAGGATGTGAAGCATATCCTTGCAACCCAAGTAAATAATAATATGGAGGATTTTCTTGCATGGCACTATGACTCAAAAGGGCTATTTTCAGTAAAATCGATGTATCACACTTTGGAGGAGAAGCGGGAGCGGCAGGCCACAAGACAGAGAGGTGAGTCATCGTCACCTTCGGCAACTGCAAATCAGATAGAGTGGGGAAGAATATGGAAAATGGAATGTCCTCACAAGATCAAACATTTTTTATGGCACCTAACGCATAATAGTCTGCCTCTGCGGATGAATATTAAAAGAAGAGGCATTGATGATGTTGACACCCGCTGTCCAGTGTGTTTGAGGATGGATGAAGATGGTAgccattgtttttttttaaatgcaaATTCGTGCGCAAATGTTGGCAGATGATGAACCTAGAAGGTGTGATGCTGAAATTAGTAGACATAAAAGATGCCAAGGAGGTAACAAATTGTATCCTATCTATGGAGGACGAAAACAAATATGAGATCATGATCCTAATGCGGTTATGGTGAGATCCAAGAAACAAAGTTAATGCTGGTGAACAAAGAAGAATAGTGGAAGAAGTAGTGCACCAAGCAAGAAACAAGACATAGGAGGTTTGTACTATGCTAAACAAAATAGTTGAGAAGCATCATAAAAAAGTGCAGAGATGAAATCCACCTCTGGAGGAAGTTCTCAAAGTTAACATTGATGAAGCTTTCCTCATGGAGCAAAAATCGGGAGGATGGGGCTTCATTGTTAGAGATGTTGATGGCAATGCAGTAATGGCGAGAGCAAGGGGATTAGAATCAATTCATGATTCTTTTTGTGCAAAGGCTCAAGCTTGCCTTAAGCTCTAACGGCCATCTCAGCTCAAGGTATGACGAGAATTCAGTTGGAAAGCGATTCTTCAAACCTATTCACCGCTTTGGAGTCAAGGGTTTGATCAATACGTTGCTTATGGAGGCACGTCAATTTATTCAACTAGATTTTGTGTCTGTTGAAATTTCTTTTACCCCACGATCTTCTAATCTGTGTGCAGATGAATTAGCTCATTCTAGTCTGAGTTGGGATCCGGATCAGTCATGTGTTTGACTTGATCCCCCGGATTTTCTAAAGTTTTTAGCAGTTCGTGATTGTACTGAACCTCGGACAGATGAATAAATAAAGAGAgaatttcttatttgacactagAAAAAGTATTCCTTCCTTTCATGGCCCTCAGAAAATTTTCGTTCCCTATTTGATACCGagttcaactttcattccttatatAACACTCTGTTGGATTTTCCATCCGTGAACCGTTAAATGCCCTGTGAAAAGACGACCTGTGAGCCCtaccacccttctccctcctttcctctccttctccctctgctCTACACCGGCTTGCCGGCTGTCGTGCCCCCGCGGGAGGTCGAGCCCCGTCAGCCACCAGGCCCCTTGggaggccgcgcgccgccggccgccgtgcccCGCGGGAGGCTAAGCCCTGCACTGCGCCTTGTGCACGCGCTTCTAGTCCAGCGCCTGGCACGCGTGGGACCAGTAGTTGGCGGCGCCGCACACAGAGCACCGCTGGAACTCGTGCCGCCAGGTGTCGCGCCGCCCGCACCGGACGTGCGAGCATAGCCGGAGCTTCGCGCCGTCGCCCGTGCCAGCGCCAGGCTTCTTCGCGGCCGCCACCTGGGCACCGTGGGAGGCCCACCAGTTGACCATGAACTGGTTCGCCACGTGGGGCTCCGCCTCAGGGATGCTCCAACCGAAGTCCAAGAGGAGCGAGCAGCTGCCGGCGCCCACGGCCGTTGCTGCCGCGGCACCGAGCAGGACCGTGGCGGTGAAGGGGTGGCGCGATGCGGCGGCCACAGCAAGCGCGAGCGCTGGCGGCCACCAGGAGGCGTCGGCCCTCGGCGGGGTCGCGCCGCACTTCGTAGTCATCCTGGAAGCGCGCGCACAAGGCGCAGTGCGGGGCTCAGCCTCTCGCGGGGCACGACGGCCTCCCAAAGGGCCCGGTGGCTGACGGGGCTCGACCTCCCGTGGGGGCACGGCAGCCGGCAGGCCGGTGTGGAGCagagggagaaagagagttGAGGAGGGCGAAGGGTGGTGGGGCTCACAGGAGCAAAATCGTCTTAACGGTTTATGGATGGAAAATCCATCAGTATTATATGaggaatgaaagttgaactcggtgtcagctagggaaaaaaaatttagagCCACGAAACAGGTAATTTTTCTAGTCTTTCTCtcgtaaataaaaaaatattttcagaaaaaaaaacacagtcCATTGCATTCAGCAACCCGTACAGTTTCCTATCCTATCACTACAAGCAATCAATCcatctctcaaaaaaaaaaagcaatcaATCCTCCTCCGACGAGGACGTCGACGAAGACGAgaaggacgacgaggacgaggagacCGAGAGCGACCTCCGGTAGCGATAGCGGTAGCGGTGGTACAGCGCCGCGTCGGGCGCCCGCGccacccacccgccgccgcggccggaccCCGGCACGTAGTactccggcagcggcaggcaGAAGAAGGCGAAGAGGGAGTCCCCCAGGCGCCCGAGCTCCCGCGCGGGCGGCACGAGCAGCGCGCGCAGGACCTCGTCCGCGCGCACCCGGCGACGCCCCGGGGGCTGGCACAGctccgccggcgcgcgcgccgccgctgccaggAGCGCGGCGCTGAACACCATGAACCCCTTTGGTTCTGTCCCTCGCGCCCCCGGCTGGTCGGATGTTTCGGATTGGTTTTTTCCGTCGCGTTGTCGCGTGTGGTGTGTGATTTGGGCGCGGGTTTTTATTAATTTTGGTGGCGTGGAGTGCGCGGGTGGAACCGTGGAAGGAAGCGCGCGGGAAGTTTTTACGGCCGCGGCCGTGGGGGGTGCCGTGCGGCGAGGAAACACAAGGGCCAGGACCCAGGACTCCAGGAGCCCTACCGGTcgtcgctcccgccgccgcgcgggctGGCCGCTTTGGTCGTTTTCCCGTGCGACGTGTGCAGCGcctcccaaattgtaagttattttaattttttaattcaaaatatcttaagtttgatcaaatttatataataaaatactaatatttatgataccaaGTAAGTACTATTtaattcttcattaaatatattttcatagtatatctgtTCGGTACCATAAATTTGTATAATTCTCTCTATACTTTTGATCAAGCATAAAATAGTTTGAACCTCCAAGAAATTTAgaatgacctgcaatttggaacggaggaacaatttagaatggagcgacaatttaaaatggagggagtagcatgtGACAGACGGTAAATTTGTATAATTCTCTTTATACTTTTGATCAAGCATAAAATAGTTTGAACCTCCAAGAAATTTAGAATGAtctgcaatttgaaacggaggaacaatttagaatggaggaagtagcaTGTGACAGACGGCAGAATGGAGTCCTGGCAGCCTGCCACATACAACACGCGGATGTTTCAGTTTCATCGTGCAGATACTGAAATCCTCGCACGGTGTCCAGCTCGGCACTGCAGAACACCGAGTATCGGAAGATAACTTCTCTTAGCATTAGTTGCACCTTCCCCGACAATAATTGCCACATCCATACTACCCAAGTGGCTATCAGCATTGCATTACACGTAAACTACTCAAGTCAAAAGAGATTAGGAACAATATAGGCTCATCTGAATGCCATTGCACAGAACTAGTGCCAGAGGAAGTAATCAAAAGAGATTAGGAACAATCTAGGCTCATCTGAATGCCATTGCACAGAATGACAGAACTTGTGCCAGAGGGAAGTAACGAAAGAAAATAAGATGGCATTGGAATCAATCTACATAAGACATAACTATGGGAACACCACTGCCAGCGCCTTTGACTTATTCTGTGCTAGCCTTATATAAATCTTCCCCAAAGATTGCTTCACGGATTCAGCTACTCGTGCAGGAAGCCTTTCTCCTCAAGGTAAGTAACCACCTGCCCCGCCATGTCACAAAGTGGGGGGCATACACCGTCCACTTCCTTGATCTCAATCTGCAAGAAAACCAAGAAAGTCAAACAATTGTAGTTGTTGACCACAAACAAACAATAGGAACTTGATGTCAACATAGAAAAGAATCAAATCTGGTTTCCTTCTAATACCAGGATGAACAATTTTTCAATTTGATGCTTCTAGAACACCTTATAGTAAAAATCATTTTTATGCTTTCGACTTGTGTTGGGGAGTAGACACGATAATAACCTTAACATCTAACATTTCCTAGACACAACTGTCCTATAATAACAAACTACATAGCCCGTTGCACCTACACAGTTGATTTATTTTGCATAAAAGGAAATGATGAACATGCACTTCTCTTCCTAATCCAATCAATTTCCTATGACATTCAATCTTCATAGTTTCAGTAAGGCAACCAATTTGATATGGACCAGAAGGAACAACTACATTAATGCCTTAATAATACACACTTCAACATGTGAAGAATGGCAAGAAATCTGAACCATTGTGTACCTCGCAATTCAGGGGAGCTTCGTAGGGGTCATCGATTCCAGTAAAACCTGCAGTAAACCATGATTAAGCAATAACAAACTCTATACGAGTTAACAAAACAGGTTAAATAGAATGTCATGAAGACAGTTGACATAATAAATGGTGAACTAGAACCAGCAAAATAAAGATAAGTCTGCACATAAACAAAGTTGCAGTGAAAACATAGATTCTTAAGCTTACAGAAGACAAGGCTtactcattttccttttttttccatttctcaACTAGAGAACTCCTCCTAAACTTACAAATGGACATATAGacacctgaaaagaaaaccttTAGAGGCTGGGGCCCTAGCATGCCCTGACGGTTGACCTATAACTCCACGGTCCAGGTCAGGGACTAGAATCCACTCCCAAAATAAAACAGCTCAACTGATTTTGGTTCAGCATTTAGAAATACGCAACATGACCCATGTGCAGCCAAATGTGAAATAACAGCATAGTGGTAGAATATAACCTAAAAAGAATGCTTAAACACATGCTAGGTGTACCATCGCTACACAGTGTGACCAAGGAATCAAATGGAAGAATCTAAACACTGTAGATGGTAAAATAAAATATCCATCCTCGCAGTATATGCAACATCTAAATTTGTGCTTTGTTGTGAAATCATATTGTTATTAAGGTGCTGCTTTCTCAAAACAAGCATAATTTGACTCGAGTAGTATTTTTAATTCTTCAAATCAGGCTGTGCTTCTAACCTTACAAACAAGCCAGAAATGTGATTTATAATGTAAAGCATTAAGTATGATCAAATTTTGCTCAGCAGGACATGCTAAATTGAAGCATTAAACTCTCCAAATTATTTCCATTCTGGACACCAAGCATTATATGAACCTCACCCTTTATTTTTCCTGCACGAGCAAGCTTATAAAGACCCTTTGAATCCCTTGCTTCACACAATTCcaaggacatgttcaagaaaacCTGCAAAAGTTCACAGGTGTTTGGTGGTAAAACTCATGGGATAGCTAAGTTCACTAAAGACAAAACAAATAAAATGGATCCCTTACTTCCACAAAGCTACCATCAGACAACAAAGCACGGCAAGCTTCACGGTCTCTCCTATACGGAGATATCAAACTTGCAATACATACAAGGCCCGCATCTGCAAATAACTTTGCCACTTCACCTGTCCAAAATAGTTGAAACTGTCAATTACACAAGGCTAGAAAGTATTAAATAATGGCACAAGAAGGACTCTGTTCACCATTGTTTCCTCATGGGAGTTTCATTAAGTTCAATGCAAACATTTCTGTGTTCAGGAGACACTTACCAACTCTCCTTATATTTTCAGCACGATCTTCAGCTTTAAAGCCAAGATCCTTGTTTAGTCCATGTCTTAAGTTATCACCATCAAGAACGTATGCAAGCTTCCCTCTTGTATGGAGCTCTCGGCCTAATGTACATGCCAAGGTACTTTTACCTTGACAAAGGTaatgcagaaaaaaaaacaaaattagatTAAAAATACAGGAcgccatttttttaaaaaaaggcaaAGTttcaattgaaaaaaaatagtgaTTATTGGAAATCTATCATTTACAAGTTGTCATTCTTCGTAAGAACAGAAATAGTTTCTGATATAGTGCCCATTTGTTAATCTAAGTCCAGAAGATAGTGTGAACAGAAAATAGGATAATATCAGCAAACATAATGGATGTCCACCATACAAATAGTAAAATTTTACATTACAGTGctatttgaaacattgtaggTTTGCCGTTTAACAACCTTGAAGATATTTGGTCAAATGCATGGCAACTAAAGAAAGGTCATGAGCAATTTGTCCAAGCCAAAATACATGGTCATTTTTAATTACAACAATAACAACTTGACCATCTATCCAGTCAAAACAGGTTGACCATCTAGATTTGAGAACAGAGCTGAGAGCTGAACTAAATTTCCATAAAACTAGCAATTCTTGACCAGATTTTTACTAGCATAGAATGCACAGAAGCAAGAGAGAAAAGGTTCAAAAATTACCTAAGAGGCAATAACAGTGTGATCCGTTCAATTACTTAAAAACCATGAAGGCATCAGGAATTTTACTCTAAAGTCTACAATGAAACCAAGAGTGGTTACAGCTTTTGGCCTAAACTGATTTTAATAGAATCCGATGATATATAAAACAGTTCATGTGATAGTACAGAAATCTAAGTCCATGCAGGCGACAGTATACAGCAACAAAGCCCAACAAGAGACAAACAAAGAGgacataataatatataatgTAGGAACTAGGAAGAGTCACTGACTGCAGTTGATATTATCCACACTtcaagaatttaaagattgatTGACAAAGCAAGAAGCAGACAACAAACCAGATTGAGAGAAAGGGAGCCTTAGTTACCTGAACCACTAAGGCCTGTAATCCAGACAACACAACCTTTCTGCTTGAGTAGCTTCTGACGATCAGCCTTGCCAACTGCGCAATCATGCCAGAAGATATTTGATGACTTTGGCACAGTGGATGACATTTTTGAAGCTTTCTCCTCAACTACTGTGTACAAATACAATCATTTAGACAACAAGAAAGGCTCCAATTCTTTTCaagcaaattaaaaaacatGCAATCTGATTACCAGCGAAATTACTATATTCTTTTCTTAATTAGTAGAAGCTCTTTATTGCGTGTTTCATAAACAATTACAGAATTGGTTGCCACTGAGCATTTTTGTACAAATCAATCGTGCTGTTCTTTCGAATTCCTGAGTCAAAAATTGCAATAGTAAATAGGACGCATGGGGGATCATGTTGGTTATAAGCTGGACAAACCCTAAACAAATTGCAACAGTGTGGCTGACCACCTATCCTCACTCCCGTCGCATTTGAATTGTCTTAAACCCCCTGTCCTTCTCTTCCTATAGACTTGACTCACCCACCTCAATCCCCACTCAGCCCCTCACCTCCCCTCACCGCCTCACTGTCACCCTTTAGCTCTGCTACTGAATCCCTTTCGGACTTCTCTACCAAGCTAGCGGCCTGGAGACCACGGCAGCGATAGACCACCTCCTCGGTCCTCACAGCCGCGTAAAAATGTCCGCCACAGTCGCGCTCGAGATAGAGGCCGATACCGGAAAGACGCCTTTCGGCCCCAACTCGAAACGATCAAGTGTAAAAAAAAATCgcgggaagaaaaggaaatatGATCATGGGTTCTACTAGTCCGTCGAAATGGAACAAAATCTGGAATTTCGCCTAATTCACACGCACCCGAGTCCCCCGATCGGGCGAGTGGCGCCCACATTGGATCGAAACAGCGAAGAGGAAACAGGGGAGGAGAGGCGGCTACGTGCCTAGACTGACCTCCTGCGTGCTCCTGAATCGATCGGTCGCCGGTGCATTCGACGAGGGGGCGTCTGTCGAAGCCTCCGTCGCCTGTTACCCTCGTCCCAGTCCCGGCGGCTTGGGACCTCggaaggcgggggcggggcggagGCAACCCTAGATTCGCGACGGGGCTCTGGTTCCGGTGCGCGGCCGCGAGGCGCGAGCAGCGGCCAGGGGAGGGAAAGGTacacccaccaggccaccaccgcTGGAATTGGCACGCGGATCGCgagggcaccaccaccaccccgcgCGCCGCGGTGCGGTGGAGGAGGCTGCTAACGGGAGGCGGGCCGGGTGGGCGCGCCGCGAGGCGTGCCGCTCGTGGGGCGTCCATGGGGCGGTGGTGGGGCTCAGTGGCTGACTGACTGACTGGTGGCGCCGGCGTGTCCTCAAAAGAAAGGGGCCTTTTGTTGCTGACGCCGTGGCCACGTAGGCTCCAAGGCCCGCCCGCACTATTTTTTCGGCTCAGTTCGGCAAATTTCAGATATTGATTTTTCAATTGCTGTATTGATCCAATATCAAACCAAAGAGCTATTGCAGTATCATTAAAAAGCGTTGATAAAACCAAGTAAGTGTAAAGTATTTTAGGCagaaatattttgaaaaatatttttccaACCTTCTCTTTCCTGTATACCTGCAAACTTTAGTGCAAATGCAACTTCGGAATGCACAATATCAATAGCATCTCTGAAATTTTATCACTCGCATGGCACTTTGAATTGTGGACTTGTTATCTCAGTCTCAGCCCATTCAGGAGGCATAGGCATTTTTTTAAGCAACGATGATGGAACGTACTAATAAAACAATTAGTACATAGCAATACTAAATTATGATGCAGTCCTAGGATCTTTTGGATAGTCCAGGTAGCTCCAGCACAAATTGAATCAGCCGACCATCTTGCCACCACCATTATGCTAGCGCTTGGCCATCACAATATCTCTACAAATATCACTTTGGTCCTAGAAACAGTATGAAAATCACCGTATCCTAATTCCAAATCTGTAAATAATGGTTTTATCCAAAACAATGAAAATTTGGTACTTGAGGACCTATTTGGTATGCTGCTCCACTCTAAAACTCCAGGTGGAGACAGCTTCACTCCATAATTCCAAAACTAAAATGGGATGTTTAACTAGATGGGTGCCTCCAGCTCCAAAAGGAGGGTCTTTTTGGATGGATTGTCGCTGTTACCCCAATCCATGACCCCACTTGTCATTCGGTCACACATTATCTTTTCTTCGGGacgctcgccgtcgcggcgtTGCTCGTGCTCGTCTCCTTCGACGCGTGCGCGTGGCAGAGCCGTCTACTCCGCGTCCTCGACCTTAGCTCGTTGCTCCATGGCCCCCACCTCCTGCTCACCTTCTTCACGGGGCTCCTACCACCGCCGCCGAGGCGCTCCGCCTCCCGTTCTTTGGCCGAGCCGCCATGCTCCCGCCGCGCCACCGCACCATGCTATGCCTCGCGTACCCGCTTGTCGCGTATGGCATCGTC from Setaria italica strain Yugu1 chromosome II, Setaria_italica_v2.0, whole genome shotgun sequence encodes the following:
- the LOC101785596 gene encoding adenylyl-sulfate kinase 3 isoform X2, with amino-acid sequence MDAPRAARLAARPPGPPPVSSLLHRTAARGVVVVPSRSACQFQRWWPGGCTFPSPGRCSRLAAAHRNQSPVANLGLPPPRPRLPRSQAAGTGTRVTGDGGFDRRPLVECTGDRSIQEHAGVEEKASKMSSTVPKSSNIFWHDCAVGKADRQKLLKQKGCVVWITGLSGSGKSTLACTLGRELHTRGKLAYVLDGDNLRHGLNKDLGFKAEDRAENIRRVGEVAKLFADAGLVCIASLISPYRRDREACRALLSDGSFVEVFLNMSLELCEARDSKGLYKLARAGKIKGFTGIDDPYEAPLNCEIEIKEVDGVCPPLCDMAGQVVTYLEEKGFLHE
- the LOC101785596 gene encoding adenylyl-sulfate kinase 3 isoform X4, which codes for MSSTVPKSSNIFWHDCAVGKADRQKLLKQKGCVVWITGLSGSGKSTLACTLGRELHTRGKLAYVLDGDNLRHGLNKDLGFKAEDRAENIRRVGEVAKLFADAGLVCIASLISPYRRDREACRALLSDGSFVEVFLNMSLELCEARDSKGLYKLARAGKIKGFTGIDDPYEAPLNCEIEIKEVDGVCPPLCDMAGQVVTYLEEKGFLHE
- the LOC101785596 gene encoding adenylyl-sulfate kinase 3 isoform X3, which translates into the protein MDAPRAARLAARPPGPPPVSSLLHRTAARGVVVVPSRSACQFQRWWPGGCTFPSPGRCSRLAAAHRNQSPVANLGLPPPRPRLPRSQAAGTGTRVTGDGGFDRRPLVECTGDRSIQEHAGVVEEKASKMSSTVPKSSNIFWHDCAVGKADRQKLLKQKGCVVWITGLSGSGKSTLACTLGRELHTRGKLAYVLDGDNLRHGLNKDLGFKAEDRAENIRRVGEVAKLFADAGLVCIASLISPYRRDREACRALLSDGSFVEVFLNMSLELCEARDSKGLYKLARAGKIKGVYMSICKFRRSSLVEKWKKKENEFYWNR
- the LOC101785596 gene encoding adenylyl-sulfate kinase 3 isoform X1 codes for the protein MDAPRAARLAARPPGPPPVSSLLHRTAARGVVVVPSRSACQFQRWWPGGCTFPSPGRCSRLAAAHRNQSPVANLGLPPPRPRLPRSQAAGTGTRVTGDGGFDRRPLVECTGDRSIQEHAGVVEEKASKMSSTVPKSSNIFWHDCAVGKADRQKLLKQKGCVVWITGLSGSGKSTLACTLGRELHTRGKLAYVLDGDNLRHGLNKDLGFKAEDRAENIRRVGEVAKLFADAGLVCIASLISPYRRDREACRALLSDGSFVEVFLNMSLELCEARDSKGLYKLARAGKIKGFTGIDDPYEAPLNCEIEIKEVDGVCPPLCDMAGQVVTYLEEKGFLHE